The following are encoded in a window of Etheostoma cragini isolate CJK2018 chromosome 7, CSU_Ecrag_1.0, whole genome shotgun sequence genomic DNA:
- the esyt1a gene encoding extended synaptotagmin-1 codes for MPTADAEPGMSGGTAISVPALPSQPPGERALSVLWSFAKCLAALLPVYLAGYYGFSISVVLFGLMIYMGWKHSRLEKVMRLKSAMYLLENERVFTTEKAFRAKGDLPPWVNFPDVEKVEWLNKILQQAWPFIGQYLEKLLVETIAPAIRASSIHLQTLSFTKVNIGEKALKVVGVKAHTEHDKKQVMLDLHLSYAGDVEINVEIKKYFCKAGVKGVQLHGKLRVILEPLIGDVPLVGAITMFFIRRPKLDINWTGLTNLLDIPGLNAMSDTMIMDAIASHLVLPNRLTVPLVANLHVAQLRSPLPRGVVRIHLLEAEDLMAKDTVIKGIINGKSDPYAVLRVGTQIFTSHHVDSNLNPQWREMYEVIVHEVPGQELEVEVFDKDPDQDDFLGRVKVDLDIVRKARVVDDWFNLRDVPSGSVHLRLEWLSLLSSADRLSEVTQKNQNLTSKMTDPPSSAIIAIYLDQAYQLPMRKGNKDPSPMVQISIQDATKESKTCYGTNSPVWEDAFTFFIQDPHKQDIDIQVKDDDRALSLGSLTIPLTRILASPELTMDQWFQLEKSGSASRIYVKIVLRVLWLNDDATPTTPSPRPLDPGPGMGQGEITSELNPVGPGGLGKPQPSRPQHTTPDPEFATEGVLRIHLVEAQNLIAKDNFMGGMVKGKSDPYVKIRVAGITFRSHTIKENLNPMWNELYEVILTQLPGQEIQFELFDKDIDQDDFLGRFKLNLRDIISAQFSDAWYTLNDVKSGRVHLVLEWLSRVSDLPRLEQILQYQSQQVYHNKVVPSSAVLFVYVERAHGLPLKKSGKEPKVGAEITMKGVSHRTKICERSTSPRWDEAFHFLVRDPGDETFTVKLSHSWGQALGSITLPLREVLFEPGLVLDRWLNLDGALPESQILLRATLKILDTQLAVCRRAPGDAANEGSGEEVLPRWVPSHLDLRHRSGFAMADNANSTGQVKLTVGYSIEESRLFITVHSCRALQACSKDGADPYVSFILLPDKKATTKRRTATKKRDLNPEFSERFDFDFSLEESMQRRLDLSVKNSVSFMSRERELIGKLQLDLDQIDLKTGVTQWYDLVAETN; via the exons ATGCCAACTGCAGATGCCGAGCCGGGCATGAGCGGAGGCACGGCGATTTCGGTCCCGGCCTTACCGAGCCAGCCCCCAGGTGAACGCGCATTGAGTGTGCTCTGGTCTTTTGCGAAATGTCTCGCTGCTCTTCTACCAGTGTATTTGGCAGGATATTATGGCTTCAGCATCAGTGTAGTCCTGTTCGGTCTGATGATCTACATGGGATGGAAACACAGTCGACTGGAGAAAGTGATGAGGCTCAAGTCTGCTATGTACCTCCTGGAGAACGAGAGGGTTTTCACCACCGAGAAGGCTTTCAGAGCTAAAGGGGATTTACCTCCCTGG GTCAACTTTCCAGATGTGGAGAAAGTAGAGTGGTTAAATAAG ATACTGCAGCAGGCTTGGCCCTTCATAGGCCAGTATCTGGAGAAGTTGCTAGTGGAAACCATTGCTCCTGCCATCCGTGCCTCCAGCATTCATCTGCAGACTCTCAGCTTTACTAAGGTCAACATAGGAGAAAAG GCTTTGAAGGTGGTTGGTGTAAAGGCTCACACAGAACATGATAAGAAACAAGTAATGTTGGATTTGCACCTAAG CTACGCCGGTGATGTTGAAATTAACGTAGAAATCAAGAAGTACTTTTGCAAGGCCGGAGTAAAAGGAGTCCAG CTCCATGGGAAGCTGCGTGTGATCCTCGAGCCTCTGATCGGAGACGTCCCACTCGTTGGAGCAATCACAATGTTCTTCATCCGCAGGCCT AAACTGGACATCAACTGGACCGGGCTGACCAACCTGTTAGATATACCCGGGCTGAA TGCCATGTCGGACACTATGATAATGGATGCAATTGCCTCCCACCTGGTGCTCCCCAACCGTCTAACTGTTCCTCTGGTGGCCAACCTACATGTTGCGCAGCTCCGCTCCCCTCTCCCACGG GGAGTTGTGCGTATCCACCTGCTGGAGGCTGAGGACCTGATGGCCAAGGATACGGTCATCAAGGGCATTATCAACGGGAAGTCTGATCCGTATGCCGTTCTGCGTGTTGGAACCCAGATTTTCACCTCTCATCACGTGGACAGCAACCTGAACCCACAGTGGAGGGAGATGTATGAG gtgatTGTCCATGAAGTACCTGGTCAGGAGTTGGAAGTGGAAGTTTTTGACAAAGACCCAGACCAGGATGACTTCCTGGGGAG ggTCAAGGTCGATCTGGATATTGTAAGGAAGGCCAGAGTTGTGGATGAT TGGTTCAATCTGAGGGACGTCCCATCCGGCAGTGTTCACCTCCGGCTGGAGTGGCTCTCTCTGCTGTCCTCTGCTGACAGACTGAGTGAG GTAACCCAGAAGAACCAGAACTTGACAAGTAAGATGACTGATCCTCCATCTTCCGCCATCATAGCTATCTATCTTGATCAAGCTTACCAACTGCCT ATGAGAAAAGGCAATAAGGACCCAAGCCCAATGGTACAGATTTCCATTCAGGATGCAACTAAAGAGAGCAAG ACTTGCTACGGGACCAACAGCCCTGTGTGGGAGGATGCCTTTACCTTCTTTATTCAGGATCCTCACAAGCAGGACATTGACATTCAA GTGAAAGACGACGACCGTGCTCTGTCCCTGGGCAGTCTGACCATCCCTTTGACCCGTATTTTGGCGAGTCCTGAACTCACCATGGACCAGTGGTTCCAGCTGGAGAAATCTGGTTCTGCCAGCCGCATCTACGTTAAAATTGTGCTAAGG GTTTTGTGGCTAAATGATGATGCCACTCCTACGACTCCATCTCCCCGGCCTTTAGACCCTGGGCCCGGGATGGGTCAGGGGGAAATCACATCAGAACTGAACCCTGTAGGGCCTGGCGGGTTAGGTAAACCTCAACCATCACGACCACAGCACACCACGCCCGACCCAGAGTTTGCAACTGAG GGAGTGCTGCGTATCCATCTGGTGGAGGCCCAGAACCTGATAGCGAAGGACAACTTCATGGGGGGCATGGTGAAGGGAAAAAGCGACCCCTATGTCAAGATTCGCGTGGCTGGTATCACCTTCCGTAGCCACACCATCAAAGAGAACCTCAATCCCATGTGGAATGAACTCTATGAG GTGATTTTGACCCAGCTTCCTGGTCAAGAGATCCAGTTTGAGTTGTTTGACAAGGACATCGATCAGGATGACTTCCTCGGAAG GTTCAAGCTTAACCTACGGGATATTATCAGCGCACAATTCAGTGATGCG TGGTACACTCTTAATGATGTGAAGTCAGGCCGAGTTCACCTGGTGCTGGAGTGGCTGTCCAGAGTCTCTGACCTTCCCAGACTGGAGCAG ATCTTGCAGTACCAGTCCCAGCAGGTGTACCACAATAAGGTTGTGCCATCATCGGctgtactgtttgtgtatgtggagCGTGCTCATGGCCTGCCG TTAAAGAAGAGCGGGAAGGAGCCGAAGGTCGGGGCTGAGATTACCATGAAAGGCGTTTCACACAGAACCAAG ATTTGTGAGCGTTCCACATCCCCTCGATGGGACGAGGCCTTTCATTTTCTGGTTCGTGACCCTGGAGATGAAACATTCACAGTGAAG CTCTCCCACAGCTGGGGCCAGGCCCTTGGGTCTATCACACTTCCTCTCAGAGAGGTTCTGTTTGAGCCGGGCTTGGTGCTGGACCGCTGGCTCAATCTGGATGGAGCACTGCCAGAAAGCCAGATACTTCTGAGAGCCACGCTCAAG ATCTTGGACACTCAGCTGGCAGTGTGTCGTAGGGCTCCAGGGGATGCAGCCAACGAGGGCAGTGGAGAAGAAGTCCTTCCCAGATGGGTTCCTTCCCATCTTGATCTCAGACATAGAAGTGGATTCGCCAT GGCTGATAACGCAAATTCTACAGGCCAAGTTAAGCTTACCGTCGGCTATTCCATAGAGGAGAGCAGACTTTTCATCACCGTTCACTCCTGCAG AGCCCTCCAAGCCTGCTCCAAGGATGGTGCAGACCCTTACGTTTCCTTCATCTTGCTGCCTGACAAGAAGGCCACCACCAAGAGGAGGACTGCCACCAAGAAGAGGGACCTCAATCCAGAATTCAGCGAGAG GTTTGACTTTGACTTCTCTCTTGAGGAGTCCATGCAGAGAAGACTGGACCTGTCTGTGAAGAACAGCGTCTCCTTCatgagcagagagagggagctcATCGGCAAG TTgcagctggacctggaccaaATTGACCTGAAGACTGGTGTCACACAATG GTATGATTTGGTAGCAGAGACCAACTAG